The DNA segment GCTGAGGGGGAACAGATCAGGCACCCCAGGTAGGCCACAGAGAAGCTTATCAGTGTCGAGGAAGCCACGGACTGgcacaggaaaggagaaataaCTGGCCCTGAGAAATACAGGCTGAGGTGCCCAGTCTGATGGGTGGGGCTGTGGCAGACAGCAAGGTGAACGACAGGAGTGGTACCCAAGTGCCCAACTTGGGGAGCTGGGTGGCAGCTCAGCCAGGCCTGAGAGAGAACCAAGGAATCAACTCATCTGCAGAAGCTAAGGGGCTAGGTGCCAAGATGCCCCTGTAGCTCCTCCCAGCACTCACGGCACTATTGACTGCCGCCATGTAGCTGGCATCGGGGTCAATGTGGGCAGATGTGATGGAAAACTCAGGCTCAGGGATCAGCTGCTCATTGTGGTCTGTCTTCAGGTCCCAGATGTGGATAGCACCGCTCTGGTCACCCACGATGAGTTCTGCCTGGGATGTAGTTAGTGGAGGTGAGCTATCGCAGTGCCCTTACCCTCTAaagcctccctccctccgcccCCCATACTCGGCCCCATGAGTGCTCCTCACCTGGTTGGGATGTAGACACACGCAATTAATGGGTGCATTCACCTGGAAGATACGCTGACACTGCAGGTTCCGGGACCTGTGGGGAATGAAGGTTACACATGGCTTCTAATGTATGCTCTCTGTGCTCCCACCAGAAGCCCCCATTCTCTTCTCATAGGAGCTGCTTCTACCTTAGGAGAAACGCTTGTGAAGTTTAGCTCTCGCCCCACAAGTGGTAGTGTGAGGTCAGTGAGAAGTGATTGAGAGTTTCACCCCCCACCAGCCTCGAGGCAAGGTTGGCTCTTTGACATAATTCCATTCTGCTTCCCGCCTTCCCTCCATCAAATACACTTGCTTAGTCTGTTTGTAGACTAAATTCCCTGACCTGCCCCCTCCCCAGCAGACAtcctctccagcccagcacacAGCACCACCTGAGGTCCCAGATGCGAGCCGTGCAGTCCTCTCCACCTGTATACATCCAGCGGCCATCCTCATGAAAACCCACTGATGCGATGTTCTTACTGACTCCGTCATAACTGATGATGGGGTTGGGGTTATTGGAGTTGAGATCATACATGCGGATATGTTGGTAACCTAGGGACATGGGGTGAATTGAAGCATGGGCATCAGGTAGTACTGCCACCATAAAGGGTCAGAGGTCAAGAATCTCAGGTACCTGCAGCAGCAATCATGCTCCGGTCTGGAGTGATCTCCAATGCATTCACCTGCTGAGCTTGTTAAGGATAACAGGAAGGGAACCCTGGAGAGGGAAGCCTTGAGGCCACGAGGCCATCAAGACCTCCTGCAGCAGGCCTGGGTTTCCCCAAGCACACACACTTAATCATACTTAATCCTGGCCAGCACCACCCTGCTCCCAAGTGGAGGATACAGAGTCCTGATGCTGCACTGTTCGAGTGCAGATTCCACTGTGAGCCTGCCAAAAGCGCACTGTGTGGTCATAGCCTGCAGTTGCTAAGATGACAGGGTCACTGCCCACTGTGCCTGGGGTGGTATTCATTGTTTGATGGCTGGGGAAAAAATGAGACCTGCACTGGGCCAAGAGCTAAATAAGGTCCAAAGGTCAAAACATCTGGACAGATGTACATATAACAGTCTGCACACTACGGTGTACCGGTATCATCActttaaagataagaaaaatgaGAGTGTTCAGGGTCACAAGAGTTGAAGCTCAGCTCCTTTGCTCCCTGGAGAGTGTTCCTTCAGCTTCACCCGCAGGCTTTCAGACGCCGCCTCGCCAGCAGGAGGCAGTCACACGCAGAGGGCAATCACCCGGGCGCCGTCTGCCGCAAGGGTAGGCAACGCATGCGCAGGGCGGCTAGGGAAAGCCgggcactgctgctgctgctgagcatGCGTAGCTGACCGGCACTGGGATCGGATGGGTGGGGGCGCTGTCTGGCAGGACCCCCACGCTCCCCATTGCTCTGCACACCGCCCGGGCTCTGTCCTACCGGCGTGATTACCCGGACCGCACTCTCCTAGCCACCCAGCGGTCGGTACGCAGCCCTCGCCCCGCGGCCCCCGTACCTTAACACACGCTCTGCACTCTGCCTTAGTCCAGGACGGCGAGGCGAGCAGGAGCGAGTCGATAGAAGCCGGGCCGAGCGTAGAGTTATCGATAGTAACTCCGGGCGAGACCATGGGTCCAGGGAGTGGGGGAGTTGACAAGGATAAGAGAGTTCTGAGATGAAGAACTCCAGAAGTGATCGTGCGCGGAGTGGCTGTCAGCCGCGACctcagccttgaactcatgggaaCTACAAACACGGTGCTGCTGTCTATTTTCCAGGCTTAGCTCCAAGAAAGAATTACACTGTCGTTGTCCCTTCACCCCCAACCGACATACACAATCCTCTACCCTACCAACCAAGCTAGAATTCCTAGATAAATACAAAACTttaagataaaaaatatttttcatttttctcttttctttctttcttaatttcttcttccttttttttattggaataaGCATATCTCAAACGTACTAGAAGAATTACTTTCTTACAAGAAGTTCAAATGCAACTGGGCATTCTGTACTTCTATTTGCTTTATCTAGTATCCCTAGTCTAGGCCGTTTCAGAACTGTACAGTCCCAGCCTGATCCTGAGGGCACACAAGTTAGCCCGGAAACCCGTTTAAAACTGcagactcggggttggggatttagctcaatggtagaggcttgcctagcaagcgtaaggccctgggttcggtccccagctccggaaaaaaaaaaaacaaaaaaacaaaaaaaacctgcagACTCTCAtgcctccattttttaaaattttaatattttttatttacccaatatataaaaatatcctTTCAACACGTACAACATAAGTATTttgtgctttttctgttttaaactttgaaaCATAGTGTGCATCGTGCTCTTGAGAGAAGTTTCAGTTTAGACTAGATACATTACAAGCACCCAACCACTTATGTGTCAACTGAATAACGATCGAACAGAGCAGGTGTAGAGCATCTGATTCAAGAAcagtaaattatatttcattatGTCTGTGGATTGTGTTTGCTGTGTGTCTTAGAAGTCAACACTATAATGTATTTGATCTTGTACAATCTAATGATTTTTAGCCATTTTTATCAAttgataatttttatataattcattttgttttatgagcACTGGTGCAAGAgtaaccatctccccagcccccagctgcGAATTTTATATAACGTGTTTTGATCATGTACGTTCACACTCCAACGCCCTAACTCCTTCCAGGTTCACTCCTACTTCCTAATCTCCTTGTAGCCCCCTTCTGCAGCCTCTTCTGCGGAGGTCCAGGAGCCTTGAGGTGGGTGTGCTGTGGTATAGATGTCCCCCTTGCGGCTGAGCACCCGGCTGATACTCATTCTCTTCACTTGGACCAGTCCTGAGTTTCTGTCAGTCATCGTCCACTGATGAGTCTGAGAGTCTAGCTGATCTATGGGTATGGAGATGCAAATTTAGAAAGTAGCTTGACACTTTATCCATTTAGTAGAAAAGCATTGGTTAGTTGGCCCCTGCAGCTAGGTTCTTGGCTAGGTTAACAGCACCAAGCATGTATTTCCCCTAGTGGAGCTCCCCTTAAATACAATCAGAAGGCAGATGGCTACTTCcacaccattctttttttttttttttttttttttttcggagctgggaaccgaacccagggccttgcggttgctaggcaagcgctctaccactgagccaaatccccaaccccttccacaCCATTCttgtcactcttttttttttttttctcttgcgcttgctaggcaagcgctctaccactgagctaaatccccaacccctcttgtcaCTCTTTAACTCATGAGCATATCTAAGCTTCAAGAACAGCAAGTTATATTTCGTTATATCTGTGGAATATAAATGTTACCTCCTATATTACATCCCATCAGCAATTTCcccttccacccctcccccagtctctcctcccatctcccctctcctccagatTCACCCCACcaacaccccaccccctgccatgCGCCTCCCCTCgggaaagagcaggcctcccagggacatcatCCAAACATAGCACCACtaagctacaataagaccaggcacatactGTCTGGAACATCAAACCTGGAAGAGACGACCAGTAGGAGAAACAGGGTTCCAGGCCGCAGAATCAGGGGACAGCCCCTGCCTTCTTCCAGGATTCCAGAAGAACAACCAAGCTTTTCAGCCATACCTTATATGCAGAGGCCCTAGGTCAGATCTCTACAAGCTCCCTGATCTATGAGCCCCACCATGAGTCCCCATCAGTGGGctgtgttcttgtggtgtccctgACCACTCTGGTTCTAATGCTTCCGCCCCCTCCTCTGCAGGACTCCGCGCTccgcctaatgtttggctgtgggattCTCCACCTGCTCCCATCatttgctggatgaagcctctttgGTCTCTTGGTGACGATTCTGCTATCATgcctccattttttattttttatttttttggttcttttttcggagctcgggacccgaacccagggccttgcgcttcccaggtaagcgctctaccactgagctaaatccccagcccccatgcctCCATTTTTATTACCTCTCTCCCAACTGCACAAAGCTGGCCTTGCTTTCCCGTGATCTCTTCCCACTGCACCTATAGATGGGGCTACAACCCCCTTTCCCTGTAGCCACAGAGAGGGTGAGTCCAGCTCCAAGGCCAATTACCCTGTCCGCGTACCCAGGTTCCTGGTCATAGACACTCTTCTTACTATACCTTTGCCCAGTCCCTGTTTTACCTCCTTAATGTGTTTTTAATAAGGATTTTTGGTTTGcttgctcagtagaccaggcccgccttgaactcagagacctgcctgcctctaccttccaagtgctggagttaaaggcagggGTGCCACCTCCCACCTTggtgtgtttttctttgctttttttccttttgtccaaTCAGGATTTCTTTGGTAACTGACAGTGACTTCAAAGTTACAATGTAGCTAAGGATGAACTTCTGGTCCCCTCTCCgtttcctgagtactgagattacaggccgtcaccacacccagtttttatACAGTGTTGGGGATCTAACACAGGGctttgcactcgctaggcaagtaCTTCCACCATCCGAGTCTCAGTGCTAGCTCCAGCTTCCCCTGtggtgtttacacacacacacacacacacacacacacacacacacacacacaccaattaacAATTTCAATATTCTCCTTAAAACTAAAACTCCCTCTCCTTAAAAAGGCCTCACTCCCCCATCAGCCATCTGGGGAAATTCCTCAAGGCCACTGCACAGCTTAATCTGTCAAACTTGGTTGATACTTTATTTCTACCTCTTGACCCTGTGTACTGTAGTTCACAGAAAATCTCCTCCTTATGCCCTGGTACCAGACTACCTCAGTAGCCTCTCTTCCGCTCCCCATCCCCCTCTGGACACTCTATTTTCTTGACCTTGCCCTAGAGGCTCTGTGGCTTCCACTGCCATCATTCCCCTGGTGTCCCATCCTCATCTCCAGCTCCCAGGCTCTTGAAAGCACATCCAGCCTTCTGTTACACATGGCGGTACACAAATGTCACAAAGAAGACACCACCTCCCATGCCTAAGGTAACTCCTCGCTGACCAGTTGCCTCTCTGTGAGGAGTGTCGGACTACAGGTTATAGCTGGCTATAATCAAGTATGTTCCTCATCCTTGCCCTTCTCAGCCACCAACTTCCCGATTTCACCACCCACCTCTTCACatagtgtttttgtttggttctttggttggttagtttttggtttttcaggacaaggtttctttgtgtaaccctggctgttctagacttgttttgtagaccaggctggcctccaacgcagagatctgcctgcctctgcctcccaagtgctgggattaaaggtgtgtgccaccatgcctggcttccccacatccttttttttttttttttttttttttctcttttttcttttttttcggagctggggaccgaacccagggccttgcgcttgccaggcaagtgccctaccactgagctaaatccccacacCCCCCTCACATCCTTTTTAAATCCTGCTCTAATCACCCTTTAACCATCAACCGACTTGCCACacttccctcctttttcttttcttcacataACCTCATCTAGGCTGGTTGGATCTTGCTCCAAAACCTAAGAtgacctctgcctctacctctcaagtgctggtatCACAGATGTGCTTGTATGGTCTTTTACAAACTGAAATCTGGCCTTATTAACCCACAAGAGCCTTAGGGGGTCTCAGATACTTTCTGGGTctagcccctgcctctgcctgactACCACTCCCCCAGCCCCAGGCCACTGGCTCAGCAAAGGTCTCTCACCTCATCACAGCCAGTGATTAGAATATTCTTCCCTCCACCTCTTCTATCAGCTCTTGGCTTTCAGCACCTTTCCTTTGATTTCATGAATTTGTTCTTTGTGGGACTCGGCACTGCTTCAGATGAAACTCACACAGCATAAGATTTCCCTTTTattaaaggtttgtttgtttgttttttttaatgtggatgcttcactcctccgttttttttgggtttttttgtttgtttgtttgttttggttttggttttttttggttcttttttttcggagctggggaccgaacccagggccttgcgcttcctaggtaagcgctctaccactgagctaaatccccagcccctaaaggtttgtttttatttataggtatgtgtgtgcccatgttagcatgcatacatgcaggtacCTTCAGAGCCAGGAACAGGTATGtgattccccagagctgggggttacagatgcttctgagcttcctgatatgggtgctgggaactgaattcaggtcctctacaaAACCAGGAATTGCACATAACTGATGCACTCTTCAGTCCCCAAACTGGCCATTTAAATTGAACAGGTTAGGCCAGGAATGCAAATCAGTAGAACGGAACCTGCCTAACACATTCTAGGCCAGCTCAGAAATACAAGTAAAAACAGAGTAAAATTTTTAGTCATTATGTCATATTTGTAATCCTAGCACGTGGGAAGCTGGatcaggagaatcatgagttcaaggccagcattaTTTGGCTTCATAATGAGAtgcaatattttaaaacaaatcaatTCACTGGCAAAGCAACACTTAGAGCATCAACACCGTGCACCCACTACCTCTGTGTAGCTCCCAGATGTTTCCCCAAGAGACCAGGCCGTTATTCCTCACCCTCATTGCCCATCCCAGATCATGGAAACCATTAACCTTCCATCCTCCATGTATTGGCCTCTACTGGACATTTCATATCAATTGAATCACAAATTTATAGCCTTTTGTATCTCGTTTCTCTACTTAGTGTTGTATTTCCAAGGGTCAGTCAATGTCATTCTTTAGTGTGGGTCACTATGTCATTCCTTTCTGTGGCTAAACAGTATCCTGTTGTGTGCATGGCCCTCATTTTATTTGTCCACTGATCGCAGCCATCTGAGTTATTTCCTTCTCTCCAGCCATTATGAGATAGTGCTGCTATAGAGGTTTATGTACAAGCATTTGCTTGCATACATGTTTTCATTTACCTTGggactgtttgtttttgttttttctagacagggtagccccggctgccctggaactcactctgttgaccaggctggccttgaattccagagatctgcctgcctctgcctcctgagtgctgggatcaaaggtgtgggcaaacactgcctgcctaTCTTGGAACCATCTCAGGAACGGAGTTCTGCTAGTGGTCCTCACCCACTGAGCACTTTCTCCAGTCCTCTCCTTTCAACTGCCAAAACATCACAAGGGTTTTCACTACCTCATTTTAGCGTTCTCACAATGGCTTCTCTCAGGAGGCTCTGTCCCTGTCTGGGGACATCTTGTCAGAAAACAGGTTCAGAACTGTAGAATTGCCATTGAAGGTTCATGACTGGAAGATGGTGGATCCCAGTTTGGCCCGACTATAATCCAGACCCCGTTCTCTCCTGATCTCATCCTTTCTGGCCAGCTGAGGGGACTGTTCCTCAGGGATCCTATACTTCACACCTTGCTTATCTTCCTTAACTGTAAGATCCCCAAAGGTAGCCTCACTGAAGCCTCTTTGTTGAATCCGGAGCTTGCTGGATGGCAGAGGAGAGCCAGAATCAGAAGAACGCCTgaagtggttggggatttagctggccctggcttcggtccccagctccgggaaaaaaaaaaaaagaagaagaatgccTGAATCAGTATTAACCATGAGAGGACCTGAAAACAAAGGAGAAGAGTGGCCAGATGTGTGTCACCTGTAACCTGAGCTTTGGAATTCTGGGCGGAGCTAGGAACTAAAGGCTGGGTTGTGCAGATGGTCCAACCCAGAGATAGCTGTTAAACTGGGCGTGGCCATGAGCATTCTGAGCAGCCCCAGCATCTATCTAGGGCAGAAGGAATCTGTAGCATGCAGCTTCTGAAGGTTTGGAAGGCACTAGGCTCAGGTATAGCATTTTACAGATGTGACACCCGCTAAAATGACAACTGATACATGCTTCCAGCAGCCCATGAGAAGGCACATTGGATACATGAGGAGTTGGCACTGGTGCTTGGGGGATGCCCTATGCAGGTACACGgctggtaggcagaggcaggggctgcGGGCTGGCTGGCGGCAGCTAAACATCCGGGAAGAAAGCCAGTCAGGGCTGCAGTGAAGCTGCCATCAGCTCAGCAGTTCTGCTGGCTCAGCGGCCCCTCCTCCCAGGATCTTCTTCAGAGGCCTGACATTCTGGAGGGCTGCCCCAGTCCCACAGATCTGCATCCTTTGCCCCAGTACAGGTAAATGTCTGCTTGCTATGCCTTCCTCTTTCCCAGGCAGATGGGGAAGGGAATCCGGGCAGATAAACATCTTTTTATCCCTTCAGGCCTTCCTTCCCATCAGCCTTTGGGGCCTAGCTGATGTCCCCTTTTTACAGGCAAAGCAGATGAGCATCAAGGAACTTATCCACCCATGGTCACTAGTTAATAGGGTGTGATCTTGGTCTTCTGGGCCTACTCTGGGCTCTAGTCTGACCTAGCAAGGGAAGCCTCTGGCTTTCCTTTTGTCAACATCCATCCTTTGAGGTAAAGAATCACTGGATCCAAATGCCCACCTACGGCCCAGATGTCACTTCAAGACCACAATATGCACATTTAACTGGGAACAATCAGATTTCCTGTCCAAAAGGATCTAGTCAATTTCCTTTGTCTGCACATCCTTCTTCCTGGGTGGGCTGCACAGTGGGATGCCCGCACTCAAGTCTCAGGTGTGGCTCAGGGGTGCCTGTTTATGGGGGTCTACGTGATCTAAAGCTGGACAGAGAACAGGAATACGACAGCTACAGGCAAGGGCCAGCTCATTACCCCAGAGTAGCCCAAGAATTCTAAATTTAAACTTGCCCTTTGGGGTCTTGGTGGATGTATATTCGTTAAGGTGGTAGGCTAAAACATATTTTGCTTAACATATTTAACAGGTTATTAGTGTGATTTACAACTTTGAAATAGGCATTTGGTGAGTGggtttctgtttgtattttttgcCCCAGGTCTCACAAAGATGATGTCTCGTATAAGCTCCAAACACATCCATAATAGTCATGATAATagcagttttctttttctatatttacttattttcatagtGCTTCCCATGTGCTTGGCACTGTATCATGTGAAGAGGAGTCTAATACAACTGGAACCCCTGCAGCGAGGCCCAAGGACACCCTAATATTTGCAGCAGTTATTTTCTGGACGTTAACTGTATCCTGGATTAACCCTGTGAATAACCTCACAGTGAACCCTGGCATAGATGAAGGGGACACATTGTTTACCCACTTTTGACAGGGAGGGTAGATAAGAGACTCAGGCAGGCAAGAGTGAGcagttcaggggctggagagatggctcagcagttaagagcgctgactgcttgttcttccagaggtcctgagttcaaatcccagcaaccacatggtagctcacaaccatctgtaataggatctgatgccctcttctggtgtgtctgaagacagtgacagtgtactcacatatatgaaataaatctttctttaaaaagaaaaaagagtgagCAGTTCAGGACAGTGCAGCCAGGATAAGGGAGAACAGAGACTGGGATCCATGTGGGTTCCAAGTCCAGACCTATAACCTGGAGAGCTGAGGATGGTAGCGTGGACACAGGACTGCAAAGCATTTCTATCCCTTGGCTGTTGTTTTTTCGATCTGTAAAATGGGCATGGTAAGTTCAACCTTATCCCAAATGGCCAGCACAGCACCTGACCCTGTGACTCACCAGGAATCAGTCACTCTAACAGACcaaaggaaagatttttttttttttttttgcatttagtGATCTCTTCTGAGAGCCTATCACATATCAGAAGACCTAGGCTCATTCCCCAAGCCTCATGAGGGACTCTACCATGATCAGAATTCTATGATCCTGGAAAGCCCTGTTGTACACAGTCCAGGGCTACAAGAAGAGTGGGTTGGTTGTGCATGAGTGAACTGGTTGTGCATACATGAACCCTCACCGAATTCTCTCCACTATATTGCTGGGCTGCTCTCTGCTCCTGCTTGCAaataaggaagtggagggagcAGAACCTTACCCAAGACCTGGAGCTCAATCCCTGTGAGTTCATAATGCTTCAGGCAAAATAAGAGGCCTGGAGCAGCCCTAGCCTTCGGGCAGGGAGGAGGTGGTGTTGGTCAAGCCAAGAGATCCTGACTGGGAACCTGTGGCTAGGAGATTGCTCAGGTTGGGCTAGACTAGAATGGTTCTGAGCAAGGCTGGGCCTTCATTGGTGCTGAGGATGGGAGGTTAAGTTCGTCTTGGTGGATATAGACAGTTACAGCCAAGTAGCCGAGAGTGTTGAAGTCAATCTCCCTTCCAGTCTGTCCTCGAAGGAGAACTGTCATCCTGCATTGTTGTGGAGAGAAGCCAGAGGCTGCTAGGGAAGAAGGTGTAGTTGGGGGGAGGAGGGGTACGGGTTCCCTGACACCGAATTCATTATTGGGAGATTCCTCTTCGCAATCTCTCAACACCTCCCACAGGAATCACGGGCCAGAAATGTCTGACAGCCTCTGGAGGGCCGGCACCGGTGGCACTTGTGCCCGGCTTCCCGCCCGCCCACTGTCTCCGAGTCCCTCCCCCTCAGGTCTCTCAGCCTGGAGAAACCTCTCCTAGGTTTAGCCTTTCGTCGCCGCCGTGTCCGTGCTCGGTGGTCAGCACCCCTGCGCACCGTCCTCTGTCCCTGGCGACCGTCCTCGGTTCCCCGCTGTCCGCAGAGGCCTAGCCTGACCCGCGAACCCAAACGTGGGGAGGGGGCGTCGGgcgtggggggtgggaggggaagggcCAATGCGGGGGCGGAGCCTAGGAGCCGGGCGCGCGGCCGGCGCGGGCTGACGGAGGTCAGCGGCCGCGGGAGCGGACCCAGGCGTCCGGGAGGCGGCTCAGACGCGGCGCGCCACCGGgtgcccgccgccgccgccggctCCCGCCCCTGGGCCGCCCCCCGCCCGTGACGCGCTATCCGTCCCTCCGCGTCGGAGCCCCAGCCCCAGTTCGAGCCCGAAACCCCagcccgagcccgagcccgagcccgaACCCACGGAGGGCGCTgggcggcgggcggcgggcggcgcAGGGAGCGCGGGCTGGAAAGGATGCGATCGCAGACGCCGAGCCGCCGCTGCGTCTGAGCCGCCGAGAGCACCGAGCGCCGCGTCGCTGCGGGCCCGGCGGCGCCATGGGGAAggagcaggagctggtgcaggcAGTGAAGGCGGAGGACGTGGGGACCGCGCAGAGGCTGCTGCAGAGGCCGCGGCCGGGGAAGGCCAGTGAGTGCGGGGGGCGCGCGGGGCGCGGGCGGGGCCCACACCGCCAGGGTGCAGGGCGAGGAAGGGATGCTGTGGGTCTCCCGGGGTGGGGCGGGGCCAGGAGCGCTCAGACCCTTGGTCCGCGTACCCCCTTCTCGCCCCAGCTCTGGAGGAGGGGCGGCAACGAGCGCCGCCGGACAGTCCACCCAGCCCCCTGCGGGCACCTGCGGCACCCACGGTCCCTGAGGCCGCTGGCGATCACATCTTCCCTCGGATCCCCTCCCTTTCCAGGCTGCAGGCTGATGATTTCTACTTGTGCTTTTAAGGGCGAGGcggattcccccccccccccaagaatcaCTGTAGAGAGAGGAGGGGCCCTTGCAGTGAGGGGCGACCAGAGGCTAACAATCTCTGTCAGACCTCTTCCCCACCCTATGTTTAATAACACGCTTTGcagggaaaggggtggggggagaggaccACGCTGGGGGTGTGGCTGCCCAGGCATGGCCAGTGGGGGCCATTTACTGATGAGGGAGTAAAATACAGGCGCCCAAGGTCGCCCAGCCCTGTGGCAGGCTGGGCTTCAGGCAGGGACAGCCTGGGGGATAAAGACTGTAGGCTCTTGCAGGCTTCTATAGACCCTGGTCATCCCTGGCTTTTCTGCTGGGAAAGGGGGCCAAGGATCTGTGAAGGAGCTCCCACACCATCCCTAGCTTGTGCCTTGGGGGTCCAGGAAAGGCCTAGGAGCTTAGAGCTTTGATTCTAGCTCTCAACCCTACTCATTCTAGAGCCTCCCTAGGGGCCTctgaagatggatggatgggcgtGTGGACTAGCCAAGTGTGCAGCTGCGCACGTATGACCGTGTCAGTGTGTCAGGGCACCTGTGCAGGCACTGCAGGTCAACACATGGAACCTGGGTGCTTTCACTCCCAACCCACCATTATAAACTGCATGTAAGCTGTGGGTGGGGGGATGTCCCATTTCTCCAGGGGGCTGCTGAGACGTGGGACTGTCTGGAGTGGCTCCTATTCACCTGAAGGAAGGACACTGGTGCCTCCAGGGCAAACAGACTGCCTAGGAAGCCC comes from the Rattus norvegicus strain BN/NHsdMcwi chromosome 10, GRCr8, whole genome shotgun sequence genome and includes:
- the Mlst8 gene encoding target of rapamycin complex subunit LST8 isoform X1, which codes for MNTTPGTVGSDPVILATAGYDHTVRFWQAHSGICTRTVQHQDSQVNALEITPDRSMIAAAGYQHIRMYDLNSNNPNPIISYDGVSKNIASVGFHEDGRWMYTGGEDCTARIWDLRSRNLQCQRIFQVNAPINCVCLHPNQAELIVGDQSGAIHIWDLKTDHNEQLIPEPEFSITSAHIDPDASYMAAVNSAGNCFVWNLTGGIGDEVTQLIPKTKIPAHTRYALQCRFSPDSTLLATCSADQTCKIWRTSNFSLMTELSIKSSNPGESSRGWMWGCAFSGDSQYIVTASSDNLARLWCVETGEIKREYGGHQKAVVCLAFNDSVLG